The sequence below is a genomic window from Zhongshania aliphaticivorans.
CGAGCGCCAGAGCTATTTGCGCGTGCGTTACTGCTGTCAGGCACGCGCAGTCGAGAATCAGGTCTACGTGGTGATGTCCGGCAATGTGGGCAACCTGCCTAATGTCGCCAACATGGACATTCAATACGCCCAGAGCTGTATTCTCACACCCTGCGACTTCCACTTTGCCCGTGACGGCATTGCCGCCGACACCACCCCCAACGTGGAAACCGTGGCCATTGCCGATTTACGCCCAGAGGCATTAAGAGTCGCGCGCAATAGCGGTACGGTGCAGAACTTGCGCGACCGCCGCCATGATCTGTATCAGACGAAATGGCGGGGTAATTAAAGGCTGAATACTAGACGGGAGACGGGAGACGGGAGACGCTAAAAACCAAAGCACCGGTGTTTTTGCGTTTTTCGTCTCCCATCCAGCGTCTCCCACTACTAAAGCGGGCAACTAACCCCAGTACCACCCAAGCCGCAATAGCCGCCTGGGTTCTTGTCTAAATACTGCTGGTGATAGTCTTCGGCATAGTAAAACTCACCAGCCATGACTATTTCAGTGCTAATTTCTGGCAAGCCCGCATTGCTTAAGGCTTGTTGGTATTGCTCGGCAGAGGCATTTGCCAAGGCCAGCTGAGCCTCATTTGAGCAGTAAATTCCCGAGCGATATTGAGTGCCAATATCATTGCCTTGGCGCATGCCTTCGGTGGGGTTGTGACTCTCCCAAAACACCGCCAGCAGCTTTTGCACACTAATGCGTTCAGGATCAAACACCACTAACACCACCTCATTGTGGCCCGTCATCCCCGAACACACTTCCTCGTAGGTCGGGTTGGGCGTGTGCCCACCGCAGTAGCCAACCGCGGTGGTAAACACCCCAGTTTGCTGCCAAAACTTGCGCTCTGCGCCCCAAAAGCACCCAAGGCCAAACACGATCTGCTGATAAGCCTCGGGAAATGGTCCTTGCAGCGAGGTCTTTAATACGGTGTGTTTCGCCGCTACCTGCATTTTTGCACTGCGACCAGGCAGCGCTTGCTCTGCAGTAGGGATAGCGGCGGGTTTGCGGTAGCGATCAAAAATACTCATGGCACAGCTTCCTTTAATATGTTTCCACAAACAGATCGCTACTATGCCTTGATTTACCCCCCTCAGGCCAGCGTCACAAAGTGATAAAACCCCAAGCCCGTCAATGACTTTGGTATAAGGCCAGTCAGGGGATTTTTACAGGATTTTTTATTGCTATTTAAGGGAAAACACGTTTAAATCGCCCGCTCTTTCACCTATGCGGAGGATTTATGCTAAATGAAAAGCCTAGATCATATGCCTTCTTTGGAGGCCGGCGCTGCCACGTGTAATCCGATTACACAGTCCGACGAAAATCTCGACCACCTTATTATTCGTGACGGCGTAGCGTACGCTGGAACCCATTTAATTATCGACTTGTGGGGCGCATCCCACCTCGATGAACTCCCCCGCATGGAAAAAGCTTTTATTGACTGCGTCAATGAATGTGGTGCAACACTGCTGCATATTCATATGCATCATTTCACCCCAAATGGCGGAGTTTCTGGCGTTGCGGTATTAGCTGAGTCACACATAAGTGTGCACACTTGGCCAGAGCGCGATTACGCTGCTTTTGACGTATTCATGTGCGGCGATGCGAAACCAGAATTGGCTGTAGAGATCCTGCGAAAGGCCTTTTCACCCACTCGTATTGAGGTGGGCGAAAACCTGCGCGGGAGAATGGACGATGTCTGAGTGGTTTAACGAAACCCTCCACGGCGACTACCACCAAGGTTTTAGCGTTCGCGAGGTCTTGTTTGAAAGCAAGACCGACCATCAGCATTTAATCATATTTGAATCCGGCAGCTTTGGCCGGGTCATGGCGCTAGACGGTATTATTCAAACGACCGAGCGCGATGAATTCATTTATCATGAAATGCTGGCGCACACCCCGCTATTTGCCCACGGCAATGCCAAAAGCGTGCTTATTATTGGCGGCGGCGACGGCGGTCTGCTTCGCGAAGTGCTTAAACACCCAGAAGTAGAGAATGCCGTGCAGGTCGAAATAGACCAAGCGGTCATCGATATGTGCGTTAAATACCTGCCCAATCACTCTGCCGGGGCCTATGAAAATCCCCGCGCCGAAATTGTGATTGGCGACGGTATCGATTTCGTTAAGCAGTGCGATCGCCAGTTTGATGTAATTTTGTCAGACAGCACCGATCCTATCGGTCCCGGCGAGGTTCTATTCACTTCGCCGTTTTACGAAGGGATCAAGCGCTGCCTGAAGCCTGGCGGAATTTTTGCCGCGCAGAACGGCGTTGCGTTTATGCAACCCGACGAAGTCAGTACCAGCCATAAGCGCTTGTCGCCCTTATTTAGCGACACGGCTTTTTATACAGCTGCAGTACCGACCTATGTCGGCGGCATCATGACCTTTGCGTGGGCTAGCAATGAGCTTAGCGCTCGCACCCAGGAGCTAAGTACTCTGCAAACTCGGTTTAAGGCTAGCGGCATTAAAACCCGCTACTACAATCCAGAATTGCACGTCGGCGCGTTTGCGCTGCCCCAGTATTTGCTCGACAGCATAGCCTGAGGCTTTACCCGCCATGCCAATGGCGGGTAAAGATCCAATTTAACGTTCTAAGCCCCTACCAAAAACTTTCCGTGCGCCCACCTGTCTTATCCGTCAAAATATGCTCGATTTGACTGACAGCCGTCATGGATTATTGTTAGGGTAGGCAGTCAATAAAGTAATATCATTGCCACCGTTAAAAGCGATATTACCAAGCCGCGCGGCAGGCACATGCCGTTAACGCCGCGCGATAGGACCCAGAGCTATCTGGGAAAAGCCAACACCAACAATGGCCGTATAAATGAAATTTCGTTTCCCCGTCGTCATCATTGACGAAGACTTTCGCTCAGAAAACATCTCTGGCTCTGGCATCCGCGACCTCGCCGACGCCATAAGCAAAGAAGGCATGGAAGTGATTGGCCTGACCAGCTACGGCGATCTCACCGCCTTTGCACAACAGGCGAGCCGTGCCTCCTGCTTTATTTTGTCAATCGACGATGAAGAGTTTGGCGACGGCAGCGACGAGACGGTGAGCCAAGCCTTGGAGTCTATTGGCCAATTCATGACCGCTGTGCGTCAGCGCAACACCGACATACCGGTGTTTCTCTATGGTGAAACCCGCACTTCGCGCCATATTCCCAATGAAATCCTGCGCGAACTGCACGGCTTCATTCACATGTTTGAAGACACCCCAGACTTTGTGGCCCGCCATATCATTCGTGAAGCCAACAAATACCTGTCAGCCCTCGCGCCGCCGTTTTTCCATGCGTTGATGAACTATGCCAGCGACAGTTCTTATTCTTGGCACTGCCCAGGTCACTCCGGCGGAGTCGCGTTCTTAAAAAGCCCCGTTGGCCAAATGTTCCACCAGTTCTTTGGCGAGAACCTACTCCGCGCCGACGTGTGTAACGCAGTAGAAGAGCTCGGCCAGCTGCTCGATCACACTGGCCCAGTTAGCGCCAGTGAGAACAATGCCGCACGCATTTTTGGCTGCGACCACCTATTCTTTGTGACCAACGGCACCTCGACCTCCAACAAAGTAGTGTGGCACTCCACCGTCGCCCCCGGCGACATCGTGGTGGTTGACCGCAACTGCCATAAGTCGATTTTGCACAGCATTATTATGACCGGCGCGATTCCCGTGTTTTTAATGCCAACCCGCAACCATTACGGCATTATTGGCCCAATTCCAAAGAGCGAATTCGACCCGGCGGCAATCCGCAAAAAGATCGAAGATCATCCCTTTGCCCGCCATGCCGAAGACAAAAAACCGCGTATTCTAACCATTACCCAGAGTACCTACGACGGTATTGTGTATAACGTTGAAGAAATCAAAGACATTCTAGACTCCACTATCGACACTCTGCATTTTGATGAAGCTTGGCTGCCCCACGCCGCCTTTCACAGCTTCTACCACAATATGCACGCCATCGGCGCCGGTCGCCCGCGCTCCGATGACACCCTAGTCTTTGCCACCCAGTCTACCCATAAGCTCTTGGCGGGCCTGTCCCAAGCTTCGCAGATTCTGGTGCAAGACGGCACCCAACGGAAACTCGATACCCACCGTTTCAATGAATCCTATTTAATGCACTCATCCACCAGCCCGCAGTACGCGATTATCGCCTCGTGCGACGTGGCTGCAGCCATGATGGAAGCGCCTGGCGGCACAGCGTTAGTTGATGAATCGATTATGGAAGCCCTCGACTTCCGTCGCGCTATGCGCAAGGTCGATGCCGATTACGGCGACGATTGGTGGTTCCGTGTTTGGGGACCAGAGGTATTAGCCGAAGAAGGCATCGGCGACCGCGACGACTGGGTTATTCACTCCGACGACCGCTGGCATGGCTTTGGCGATATTGAGTCTGGCTTTAATATGCTCGACCCAATTAAGGCAACTATCATTACCCCAGGCCTTGATGTCGATGGCAACTTCGATGAGATCGGTATCCCCGCGTCTATTGTGAGCAAATACCTCGCAGAACATGGCATTATCATCGAAAAAACCGGCATGTACTCCTTCTTCATCATGTTCACTATCGGTATCACCAAGGGCCGCTGGAACTCGATGGTGACAGAATTACAGCAGTTTAAAGACGACTACGATCAGAACCTGCCGCTATGGCGGGTAATGCCCCAGTTCGCCGCCAAATTCCCGAAATACGAGAAAGTCGGCCTGCGCGATCTGTGTAGCGATATTCACAACGTTTACAAAGAGTACGATCTGGCGCGCATTACCACCGAGATGTATCTCTCCGAAATGGAAGCAGCAATGATCCCCGCGGATGCCTGGGCTAGAATGTCTCACCGCAAGGTTGAGCGCGTCCCCATCGACGAGCTGGAAGGCCGAATTACTGCTATGTTGGTAACCCCCTACCCACCAGGTATTCCACTACTTATTCCAGGCGAGCGTTTCAATAATATTATTGTGCGCTACCTGCAATTTGTACGTGACTTTAACTCCCGTTTCCCCGGCTTCGAAACCGATTGCCACGGCTTGGTTAAAGAAAAGGTGAACGGCGTTGATCATTACTTTGTCGACGCGGTAATTGACGAATAAATTCGTATCGATGGCACGTTATCGTGTCCGGATAATTTAACCGCAGCTACGTAATTATGCCCAGACTTACATTGAGCCTGGGCATTTTTCTTATTCGCTCATCGTTTACGAACCTTGAAGAAAAGGCCGCATTTTACTAACCGTAACTGCGGCACTTACACCGACCTAATACAAAGAAACGCCAAAGCCCCCCTTTAGCACATATACCAATAAATTCCAACAAACAAAGCCCACACCAAGAACAAATACACAAATAAGAGCGAAAGTTACGTTGCTACTGGATCGCATATTTGTAGATTTGTTAGGCTTTAGCCATAAGCAATATGTACTCAATTTTTTCTGGGAAATCGTCTCCATGATCCAGCACCGCAAACACAAACTGACCGCAGCGATATTGCTCACCAGCCAACTGAGTTACGCACAATCTATTATTGCCATCCCCAACCTTTCCGATGGCGGAAGCGGGAATATTTTATCGCCTGTTACTGCGCCAATTGGCCAGTCTTTAATGCCGACAATAAACACTTTAGATATTACCCTAGACCCTCTCACCAACCCCATCGACGCACAAATTGGAGTGCCACTAATTGATGTCGCATCCCCCGTCACCACACCGGTACTAAAAGGCCTAGAGCCGATAGTTAGCCCGGTCGATGGGATTCTCCACGACATCAGCGGAGGGAGTCTTTCTGATGCACTAACAAATTCCGACCAAAATACAGACGATGGTAACGGCATCGCCAATGACTTACTTGGCGGCGGAAAAAACCGTGACAAAACCCAAAGTTCTGCAACAGCACTACGTACAGGCAACCCTGCAGAGGGCAATAATGGCAACGACAAGCCCGTTGGCAATGCTCAAGGCAAGAAGCCCAAAAACAAATCGCCTATCGAATCCGTCAGCGCCCCACTCGGGCGCAGCCTAACGCCACTGATTGACACCGTCGACGAAAGCCTTGATCCCATTACCAATGTGATCGACAAGCAAGCTGCAGAACCTATATTAAGCGCGGCCGCTCCCGCTATTGACCCACTACTTGACGCACTTACCCCCATCACCCATCCGGTAGACGGTATTGTATCCGACCTGAGCGGCGGTAGCCTTGAGGACGCCTTAACGACGCAAGATTACAACGACGAAGACGGCCAGGGGCCCATAAACGATTTACTGGGTAATGGACGAACCCAAAATAGTGGCCGCGAGGCAGGTGAAAGCTCGCCCCTCCCTATCGTCACACGTCCACTTGGAGAAGCTCTCGATACACCTATAACGGATCTCGACAAAAGCCTAGACCCGCTGACTGATCAGATAGACGGCCAATTAATTGCCCCAATATTGGACGCTGTAGCGCCAGTCACTACACCAATTTTATCCGCAATTGAACCGGCTACTGACCCTGTCGATGGAAGCTTGGCCGATATTACTGGTGGCAGCGTTGAAGACGCATTAACAAACACTGATGACAATACGACCGACGGCGACGGCCTCGTGAATGATTTACTCGGCGGTGGCAGCAGTGCGCCAGCACCGCAGCCCACCCCCGGTGACAGCAGCGGCTCACCCTTAGCGGCTGTCACTGTGCCCCTTGGCGAAGCCCTTGCACCAGTTATTGATGCGGTGGATACCGGTCTTGATCCGGTTACCGACACCGTCGACAGCCAAGTTGGCGTGCCTTTACTCGACGCTCTGGCCCCGGTCACTGAGCCCGTGGTTGACAGCGCTGAACCCATCATCACCCCAGTCGATGCGATTGTCGGCGAGCTTACTGGCGGCAGCGTGTCTGATGCCCTGAGCAATTCCGACGCCAATACTGCCGACGGCGATGGCTTAGTGAATGACTTACTCGGTGGTGGCAGCAGCGCACCAGCACCCCAGCCCGCCCCCGGTGACAGCAGCGGCTCGCCCTTAGCGCCCGTGACTGTGCCCCTTGGCGAAGCCCTTGCACCAGTTATTGATGCGGTGGATACCGGTCTTGATCCGGTTACCGACACCGTCGATAGCCAAGTTGGCGTGCCTTTACTCGACGCTCTGACCCCGGTCACTGAGCCCATGGTTGACGGCGCTGAACCCATCATCACCCCAGTCGATGCGATTGTGGGCGAACTCACTGGCGGCAGCGTGTCTGACGCTCTCACTAACTCCGACGCCAATACTGCCGACGGCGATGGCTTAGTGAATGACTTACTCGGTGGTGGCAGCAGCGCACCAGCACCCCAGCCCGCCCCCGGTGACAGCAGCGGCTCGCCCTTAGCGCCCGTGACTGTGCCCCTTGGCGAAGCCCTTGCACCAGTTATTGATGCGGTGGATACCGGTCTTGATCCGGTTACCGACACCGTCGATAGCCAAGTTGGCGTGCCTTTACTCGACGCTCTGACCCCGGTCACTGAGCCCATGGTTGACGGCGCTGAACCCATCATCACCCCAGTCGATGCGATTGTGGGCGAACTCACTGGCGGCAGCGTGTCTGACGCTCTCACTAACTCCGACGCCAATACGACGGATGGCGATGGCTTAGTGAATGATTTACTCGGTGGTAGCAGCGCTGCCCCAGCTCCGGCCCCTAGCGATGGCTCACCACTAGCGCCCGTCACCGTGCCCCTTGGCGAAGCGCTTGCGCCGGTCATTGACGCGGTCGATACCGGATTAGATCCGGTTACCGACACCGTCGACAGCCAAGTTGGCGTGCCTTTACTCGACGCTCTGGCCCCGGTCACTGAGCCCGTGGTTGACGGCGCTGAACCGATCATTACCCCGGTCGACGCCATTGTTAACGAACTCACTGGCGGCAGTGTGTCTGATGCCCTCACGAATTCCGACGCCAATACGGCGGATGGCGATGGCTTGGTGAATGACCTACTCGGCGGTGGCAGTGCCGCTCCGGCCCCTGCCCCTAGCGATGGCTCACCATTAGCGCCCATCACCGTGCCGCTAGGCGAAGCCCTCGCACCTGTCATTGATGCGGTAGATACAGGTCTCGACCCAGTCACCGACGTCGTTGACAGCCAAGTTGGCGTGCCTTTACTCGACGCTCTGGCCCCGGTCACTGAGCCCGTGGTTGACGGCGCTGAACCGATCATTACCCCGGTCGACGCCATTGTTAACGAACTCACTGGCGGCAGTGTGTCTGATGCCCTCACGAATTCCGACGCCAATACGGCGGATGGCGATGGCTTGGTGAATGACCTACTCGGCGGTGGCAGTGCCGCTCCGGCCCCTGCCCCTAGCGATGGCTCACCATTAGCGCCCGTCACCGTGCCGCTAGGCGAAGCCCTTGCGCCAGTTATTGACGCGCTTGATACCGGTTTAGATCCGGTTACTGACACCGTCGACAGCGAAGTTGGCGTGCCTTTACTCGACGCTCTCGCTCCAGTCACCGAGCCCGTCATCGCAGGCGCTGAGCCCATCATTACTCCGGTCGATGCCGTCTTCGGCGAACTCACGGGCGGCAGTGTGTCAGATGCCCTCACTAATTCCGATGCAAATACGGCGGATGGCGATGGCTTGGTGAATGACCTACTCGGTGGTGGCAGCGCCGCCCCGGCCCCAGCCCCCAGCGATGGTTCACCATTAGCGCCCGTCACCGTGCCGCTAGGCGAAGCCCTTGCGCCAGTTATTGACGCGCTTGATACCGGTTTAGATCCGGTTACTGACACCGTCGACAGCGAAGTTGGCGTGCCTTTACTCGACGCTCTCGCTCCAGTCACCGAGCCCGTCATCGCAGGCGCTGAGCCCATCATTACTCCGGTCGATGCCGTCTTCGGCGAACTCACTGGCGGCAGTGTGTCTGATGCCCTCACTAATTCCGATGCAAATACGGCGGATGGCGATGGCTTGGTGAATGACCTACTCGGCGGTGGCAGTGCCGCTCCGGCCCCTGCCCCTAGCGATGGCTCACCATTAGCGCCCGTCACCGTGCCGCTAGGCGAAGCCCTTGCGCCAGTTATTGACGCGCTTGATACCGGTTTAGATCCGGTTACTGACACCGTCGACAGCGAAGTTGGCGTGCCTTTACTCGACGCTCTCGCTCCAGTCACCGAGCCCGTCATCGCAGGCGCTGAGCCCATCATTACTCCGGTCGATGCCGTCTTCGGCGAACTCACTGGCGGCAGTGTGTCTGATGCCCTCACTAATTCCGATGCAAATACGGCGGATGGCGATGGCTTGGTGAATGACCTACTCGGCGGTGGCAGTGCCGCTCCGGCCCCTGCCTCTAGCGATGGCTCACCATTAGCGCCCGTCACCGTGCCGCTAGGCGAAGCCCTTGCGCCAGTTATTGACGCGCTTGATGCCGGTTTAGATCCGGTTACTGACACCGTCGACAGCGAAGTTGGCGTGCCCTTACTCGACGCTCTCGCTCCAGTCACCGAGCCCGTCATCACAGGCGCTGAGCCCATCATTACTCCGGTTGACGCCATAGTTCGCGAACTCACTGGCGGCAGCGTATCTGACGCCCTCACTAACTCCGACGCCAATACTGACGACGGTGACGGTGTGGTCAATGATTTACTCGGCAACCGCAATGCAAATTCAGGGAGCAGTAATCCAAATCCAAACGACTCAGACAACGACGGTATTGACGATGGCGCCTCGGGTGAATTCACTGTAGTTGCTCGTCAAGACCAAGCAGGACTTACTCAAAGCGCGCTGGACTTAGCCATCGCGACCGCAGCGACCAGCGAGCAATGTGTCGACCAGGATGCAGATGGTGTATGCGACCAAAAAGACCGCTGTGAAAATACGCCCAAGACGAGTCTTGTTCTAGAAGATGGTTGCGATCTCGGCAACATCGAGCCTGCTCGCCTCAAAGGCGTTAACTTTAGCTTTGACGATGACAGCCTTAGCCCAAAGGCAAAGGCGACGCTTGACGAAGCCATATCCTTGTTACAACGATCCGGATATAAAACAATCGAAATTAATGGCCACACTGACCACTTTGGCAAGCAAGATTACAATCTGCGCTTATCCCAGCGACGTGCGAGTAATGTAAAGGATTACCTTATTGAGCATGGCATAGACGCTAATCGCATAAAAATAGTTGGCCGTGGCGACCAGTCTTTAATTGCAAAGATTGAAGACAAGGATCAAGCCGAACTAAATCGTCGCGTTGACTTCACAATAATCAAATAATTTTTTACACAATTATCTTTCGGGGAGATACACAATGGCGATAGATTTGCCACCAACATTACCACCGGTACAAGCAACGGAAGTACAAGTAAAAAATTACGCTAGCAGCCCAGCGAGTGCAATCACAGCAAATATAAACGACATTCAACTGAAAGTATTCGGCGATACTTACCTCGGTAACGACGAAATCGTCCAATTGATCGAATCATCCAAAACGCCATCGGATGCGATTATTCGGCTGTCTAATCGCTATTACGAAGCAGGCCACCTGCTAATGAAAATTCGCTACTACCGCAGCTTGGACGCCATATATGTCTATGTCGATCAGCTGCGTTTAGCCGAACTACGCGGCGCAAGCCAAGTCACCGACCACTTTACTAATTTAGTGGGCGACAGCGATCTTACAATGGAAGAGTTTTACAGCGCTCGGGTTATCGCCGACTTACAGGCCAAACGCGCGGGTTACCACTATAGCGTGTCCTACGAAGAGCAAAGTAACAACGATCTCGTCATGGTGTTTAATCAAAAAGCGGTCGAGAATTACGATGCCACTGATTACATTTTAGAAGCCAACAACAAAGGCAATCGCTTCCTTGGCCGGTATTTTGGTTTGGCGGGAATTAACCACCGTTTTCAAACCGGTACGCAATTGTCTGTAGCCTACCAGACGGCTTTCGCGGATTTGGGCGAATCTAGAGACGGCGAAAACCTTGATCAATTCAGCCTCGGCATAGACCACCCGTTTGTTAGCGGACTTTATGGTGTTGAGCTCAGCTATGTAGAGTATGAGCGCAGCCCAAGTACAGAGCAGAACAGCAGCGCCTCCTGCCTACTCGGGGCGCTCTGCCTATTGCCCGGCACAAGTACAAGCACCACCAGCAAAATTGATATCGATGCGGAAATATTACAAGCCAGTATTCACGGACAGCAAATACTCTATAGCACCACGAGAAACCAATTTGTTCTGAAAGAAAGGCTGCAGCACATCGACTCCAAGGTCCAGCGCACAGGTCAGAACGAAAAATTACTGGAAGAAAAATACCAAACACTAGAAATTAGCGGGGAATACTCAAGAACCCAATACGACTCACAAATTACAACCGCATCCCAGCTTAATTTAGCACTCAGCGCACGAGCAGGTTTAGGGGGTAGCGGCACACTTGAGGACTACGAATCATTTAAAGCGCGGTATATCGCCGAAAATCCAAACTCAGTTGTGCCTGAAGTCGCCCCCGCGGCACGCAGTGCTGATTTCTTTACCTTGCTGCCAAGCGCAAGCTACCAAACTCGGTTATTCAGTGACACGTCGTTGCAACTCAATGCCAGCGGCCAATTCACCAACGAGCAATTGCCGCAGCAGCAGCAATTTGTACTGGGTGGCATGGGCAGCCTCAGCGCCTACCTGCCAGGCGTATTAGTTGGTGATGAGGGTTATCTACTCACTGCAAAAATCGAGCGCAGATACAAATTTGATCAATTTGAATTAACACCCGGAATCTTTAGCGAATACGCCGGTAGCTGGTACAAAAACACCTCGTCTGCGCAAAAAAATGACGACAGCATAGCCGATGCGGGCCTCAGCCTCAGCCTCAGCTACGGTGAAAGCCTCTATACAGAGCTTGTCGCTGCGGTACCGGTTTACGACGATGTTATGGACGAACAGCGCTTAAACGCCCTAGAAGCCGATTTCTACTGGCGCATCCGTCTTACTTTTTAAATCACAAACCACTGACAATGGGCACCTGCCAGCGTGCCCATTGTGTTTTGGCCCTAGAAAAGCATCACCGTACTTAAACTCCCTGCCGAAAAATACGCGCTAGCAAGGTAACCGCTGGGAAACATCAGTGCATATTTCGACATTAACCGCACCTTCTACTTATTAATCCCCGAACCGGTAAACCAGAATTGACATTAACAGGCCATTTTCACAACGCGGCACGATTCAGGAGCGTGCACCAATTTGATACAGCACTGAGTGCCACAGAGACTCAATATTACTCAGTAAAAGCAGCCTGCTTACATATTGCCAATTAAGACCAAAATCCTCGCAAAGCCCCAATTCAAGAGGGTTTTGAGCCCGCCACATCACAATTAGACGATATATCACTAGGATACACATTTAATATTTGCTTACTGGCGTGAACTTTGCTAGCTTCAAGGTGTCCGATCAATAGTTGAGATTAGTCGTATCAGGATTAGCTTTTACCGCGTAGTAAACACCCACGTACGGAAAAGCAGTTAGCAGCAAAACACCTCGCTGCATACTGAGAACAAATCAATGGCCAGCGTGTATTTGGCCAAATCGGCAAGACCCGACATTGTTTTTACCGAAAATAATACGCCATGTAATTTGGTGTCGCTTAAATTCTAAGCGTCAAAATTTTACGACGGCATAAATCGCAAAAATAGTGTCGAAAACTGAATGCTGTCATACATTTGTCATCGCAAGCAGCGATAGTGACCGACAGCAAAACAATAAATGAAACAACATTTGGCAATGGAAGAAGGCGCAGAAGCGCAATGGAGAAAGACAATGAACAAACAGAATCAAGAAGTGAATGTTAAAAATCTGTGTAGCCGCAAATTGTGGGAATTATTAAAGAACGCCGAATGGCAGGACAAATCTGAGCGT
It includes:
- the speE gene encoding polyamine aminopropyltransferase gives rise to the protein MSEWFNETLHGDYHQGFSVREVLFESKTDHQHLIIFESGSFGRVMALDGIIQTTERDEFIYHEMLAHTPLFAHGNAKSVLIIGGGDGGLLREVLKHPEVENAVQVEIDQAVIDMCVKYLPNHSAGAYENPRAEIVIGDGIDFVKQCDRQFDVILSDSTDPIGPGEVLFTSPFYEGIKRCLKPGGIFAAQNGVAFMQPDEVSTSHKRLSPLFSDTAFYTAAVPTYVGGIMTFAWASNELSARTQELSTLQTRFKASGIKTRYYNPELHVGAFALPQYLLDSIA
- the speD gene encoding adenosylmethionine decarboxylase, coding for MKSLDHMPSLEAGAATCNPITQSDENLDHLIIRDGVAYAGTHLIIDLWGASHLDELPRMEKAFIDCVNECGATLLHIHMHHFTPNGGVSGVAVLAESHISVHTWPERDYAAFDVFMCGDAKPELAVEILRKAFSPTRIEVGENLRGRMDDV
- the msrA gene encoding peptide-methionine (S)-S-oxide reductase MsrA, translated to MSIFDRYRKPAAIPTAEQALPGRSAKMQVAAKHTVLKTSLQGPFPEAYQQIVFGLGCFWGAERKFWQQTGVFTTAVGYCGGHTPNPTYEEVCSGMTGHNEVVLVVFDPERISVQKLLAVFWESHNPTEGMRQGNDIGTQYRSGIYCSNEAQLALANASAEQYQQALSNAGLPEISTEIVMAGEFYYAEDYHQQYLDKNPGGYCGLGGTGVSCPL
- a CDS encoding Orn/Lys/Arg decarboxylase N-terminal domain-containing protein, giving the protein MKFRFPVVIIDEDFRSENISGSGIRDLADAISKEGMEVIGLTSYGDLTAFAQQASRASCFILSIDDEEFGDGSDETVSQALESIGQFMTAVRQRNTDIPVFLYGETRTSRHIPNEILRELHGFIHMFEDTPDFVARHIIREANKYLSALAPPFFHALMNYASDSSYSWHCPGHSGGVAFLKSPVGQMFHQFFGENLLRADVCNAVEELGQLLDHTGPVSASENNAARIFGCDHLFFVTNGTSTSNKVVWHSTVAPGDIVVVDRNCHKSILHSIIMTGAIPVFLMPTRNHYGIIGPIPKSEFDPAAIRKKIEDHPFARHAEDKKPRILTITQSTYDGIVYNVEEIKDILDSTIDTLHFDEAWLPHAAFHSFYHNMHAIGAGRPRSDDTLVFATQSTHKLLAGLSQASQILVQDGTQRKLDTHRFNESYLMHSSTSPQYAIIASCDVAAAMMEAPGGTALVDESIMEALDFRRAMRKVDADYGDDWWFRVWGPEVLAEEGIGDRDDWVIHSDDRWHGFGDIESGFNMLDPIKATIITPGLDVDGNFDEIGIPASIVSKYLAEHGIIIEKTGMYSFFIMFTIGITKGRWNSMVTELQQFKDDYDQNLPLWRVMPQFAAKFPKYEKVGLRDLCSDIHNVYKEYDLARITTEMYLSEMEAAMIPADAWARMSHRKVERVPIDELEGRITAMLVTPYPPGIPLLIPGERFNNIIVRYLQFVRDFNSRFPGFETDCHGLVKEKVNGVDHYFVDAVIDE